The following proteins are encoded in a genomic region of Sulfurimonas sp. HSL3-7:
- a CDS encoding DUF6602 domain-containing protein yields MPFDPLRFQESINKEFELIKDRVDNLIDIDANHHGENGAYKEAILRKIIKRFLPKNISIGTGFIVTETGQNTYSRTTQIDIILYDNNYPLLFNEGDFIITTPKNVKAIIEVKTTIRNSELNDYIVKSKNNMNLIGNPNIFNGIFSYNYNENILVHNDAVSLPIKRALENSNGKINHISLGSNIFIKYWDENHPLDDNHNCTSNKFFNIYQLNDLSFSYFISNLIDYVVDEDTTERDWFMFPILSENGKEDHGIGYCCIE; encoded by the coding sequence TTGCCATTCGATCCATTAAGATTCCAAGAATCTATAAACAAAGAATTTGAACTGATTAAAGATCGGGTTGACAACCTAATAGATATAGATGCAAATCACCATGGAGAAAATGGTGCATACAAAGAGGCAATTTTAAGAAAAATCATAAAAAGGTTTTTGCCAAAAAACATATCAATCGGTACAGGTTTTATTGTTACGGAAACTGGCCAGAATACTTATTCTCGGACTACACAAATTGACATTATCTTGTATGACAATAACTATCCACTTCTATTTAACGAAGGTGATTTCATAATAACCACTCCAAAAAATGTCAAAGCAATAATTGAAGTTAAAACTACGATCAGAAATAGTGAATTAAACGACTACATAGTTAAATCAAAAAACAATATGAATCTAATCGGGAATCCGAATATATTTAATGGCATTTTCTCGTATAACTATAATGAAAACATTTTGGTTCACAATGATGCAGTAAGCCTTCCAATCAAAAGGGCGTTAGAGAACAGCAACGGTAAAATAAATCACATTTCATTAGGCAGTAATATTTTCATCAAATACTGGGATGAAAACCACCCTCTGGATGATAATCATAATTGCACTAGCAATAAATTTTTCAATATATATCAGCTCAATGATTTGTCATTTTCATACTTTATATCGAATCTAATTGATTATGTGGTTGATGAAGACACAACAGAAAGAGACTGGTTTATGTTTCCTATTTTAAGTGAAAATGGAAAAGAAGATCATGGTATTGGCTATTGTTGCATTGAGTAA
- a CDS encoding NAD(P)H-dependent oxidoreductase, whose protein sequence is MMKNILIIVAHPKQESLSFAMAEKYKGLSIKKGHQVDLLDLYRCEHQQPFFTFNDPNTLTTTNAMHYFQDKISRADELIFIFPYWWGGMPAIMKNFIDWNLSKGFAFEYVNSRPKGLLHGKTVKIFTTTGAPWFLYMITGAHRRLKNMWKEQIIEFCGMKLVSFNIFGGVDTSTKSRDQILEKMESQYR, encoded by the coding sequence ATGATGAAAAATATTTTAATCATCGTCGCACACCCCAAACAAGAGAGCCTTTCATTTGCCATGGCAGAAAAGTATAAAGGGCTATCGATCAAGAAAGGACATCAGGTTGATCTCCTCGATCTGTACCGATGTGAACATCAACAACCATTTTTTACTTTTAACGATCCCAATACATTGACAACGACAAATGCCATGCACTATTTCCAAGATAAAATCTCCCGTGCGGACGAACTTATATTTATATTTCCCTATTGGTGGGGCGGTATGCCTGCAATCATGAAAAATTTCATTGACTGGAATCTCTCCAAAGGTTTTGCATTTGAATATGTCAACTCCAGACCAAAAGGTTTGCTTCATGGTAAGACAGTGAAAATCTTTACCACGACCGGTGCACCGTGGTTTCTCTACATGATTACTGGAGCGCACAGAAGACTGAAAAATATGTGGAAAGAACAAATAATAGAATTCTGCGGCATGAAATTGGTCTCATTCAATATATTCGGTGGCGTGGATACGAGTACAAAAAGTAGAGACCAAATTCTCGAAAAAATGGAAAGTCAATATAGATAA
- a CDS encoding CZB domain-containing protein: MNKAETLEQLHNAKKAHVKWVQRAKALIEGLPVEKDAIPVDCTECKFGQWFYGDGQNLNAIPGMDCLHEIETLHFNLHDMYMKIFKVYFGDMNRSFFSKLFNMKKKISDSDKDVAKKYYDQLLDISHQLIAVIDRLERRLHAMSADAFKETVS; the protein is encoded by the coding sequence ATGAATAAAGCAGAAACGTTAGAGCAACTGCATAATGCCAAAAAAGCACATGTTAAATGGGTGCAGCGTGCAAAAGCTTTGATAGAAGGCTTACCGGTAGAAAAAGATGCCATTCCTGTTGATTGTACCGAATGTAAATTTGGTCAATGGTTTTATGGAGACGGGCAGAATCTCAATGCAATTCCGGGCATGGATTGTCTGCATGAGATCGAAACCCTGCACTTTAATCTGCATGATATGTATATGAAGATCTTTAAGGTCTATTTTGGCGATATGAACCGTTCTTTTTTCTCCAAACTTTTTAATATGAAGAAGAAGATATCAGACAGCGATAAAGATGTCGCTAAAAAGTATTATGATCAACTGTTGGATATTTCGCATCAACTGATCGCGGTGATCGATCGACTTGAACGTCGGTTGCATGCGATGTCGGCAGATGCCTTTAAAGAGACTGTTTCTTAG
- a CDS encoding integron integrase has protein sequence MKKKLLDITRDKIRLKHYSMKTEQSYVGWIKQYIFFHNKRHPIEMGKSEIEQFLTHLAVNRKVSPTTQNQAFYAIVFLYGEVLGVDMKSQNIQALRAQERKHIPAVLTKEEVALILANLNGIYELMVSLMYGCGLRMQEALNLRVKDIDFGFDKIYVFNSKSMTDRTLPLPQKLKERLKRQVEKVEQLHRGDSEAGYGSVYLPHALEKKFPKAKYETKWQYLFPARNIANDPRSGVARRHHLHAQTLGRAIKVAAQKANIHKRVTSHIFRHSYATHLLQAGIDLRSIQELLGHKSVETTMIYTHIVAEMNKGRVASPLDM, from the coding sequence ATGAAGAAAAAGCTACTTGACATTACACGCGATAAGATCAGACTGAAACACTACAGTATGAAAACGGAACAGAGTTATGTAGGCTGGATAAAGCAGTACATCTTTTTTCATAACAAACGCCATCCTATAGAGATGGGGAAAAGTGAGATAGAGCAGTTTTTAACACATCTTGCAGTCAATAGAAAAGTTTCGCCTACGACACAGAATCAAGCCTTTTATGCCATTGTGTTTTTGTATGGAGAGGTGCTTGGTGTTGACATGAAAAGTCAGAATATTCAAGCGCTTCGGGCGCAGGAACGCAAACATATCCCTGCTGTTTTGACCAAAGAAGAAGTCGCATTGATCCTGGCAAATCTAAACGGTATATATGAGCTGATGGTCTCATTGATGTATGGTTGTGGGCTGAGAATGCAGGAAGCATTAAACCTCCGTGTAAAAGACATCGATTTCGGTTTTGACAAGATATATGTCTTTAATTCCAAGTCAATGACAGACAGAACACTGCCCCTGCCACAAAAGCTGAAAGAGCGGTTGAAACGGCAAGTTGAAAAAGTAGAGCAACTGCACAGAGGTGACAGTGAAGCAGGGTATGGATCGGTCTATCTGCCGCATGCACTGGAAAAGAAGTTTCCAAAAGCAAAGTACGAGACAAAATGGCAATATCTGTTTCCCGCCCGTAATATAGCCAACGATCCCAGAAGCGGTGTCGCTCGCCGTCATCATCTTCATGCGCAAACATTGGGACGGGCCATCAAGGTCGCAGCGCAAAAAGCCAATATACATAAACGTGTGACATCGCACATCTTCCGACACTCCTACGCGACGCATCTGTTGCAGGCAGGCATAGACCTGCGTTCCATACAGGAGCTGCTTGGGCACAAAAGCGTTGAAACGACAATGATCTATACGCATATTGTGGCGGAGATGAACAAAGGCAGGGTGGCCAGTCCGCTGGATATGTAG
- a CDS encoding TlpA disulfide reductase family protein, whose protein sequence is MFKKTLISLSIALPLLFLGCSSNSDEEESMVASSTFHLVDTNGVDYNVTKEGLNFYVKGHDGKVVMFDIFATWCPPCRAEAPNLSHLQKKYNEEFLILGVTIEDGIANADLDAFKEKYGAEYAIVNSKDNEKLYRAIASATKAGQRFPIPFMVMYKDGQYITHYVGQTPEEMIESDIKKALGK, encoded by the coding sequence ATGTTTAAAAAGACACTTATTTCACTCTCTATTGCACTACCCCTGCTCTTTTTGGGATGCAGCAGTAACTCCGACGAAGAAGAGAGCATGGTGGCTTCAAGCACCTTTCATCTTGTCGATACGAACGGTGTCGACTATAACGTCACCAAAGAGGGTCTGAACTTTTACGTCAAAGGCCATGACGGCAAAGTCGTCATGTTCGACATCTTTGCCACCTGGTGCCCGCCGTGCCGTGCCGAAGCACCCAACCTCAGCCACCTGCAAAAAAAATACAATGAAGAGTTTCTCATCTTGGGCGTGACGATCGAAGACGGCATTGCCAATGCCGATCTGGATGCCTTCAAAGAGAAATACGGCGCCGAGTATGCCATTGTCAACTCCAAGGACAATGAAAAACTCTACCGTGCCATCGCCTCAGCGACCAAAGCGGGCCAGCGTTTTCCTATCCCGTTTATGGTGATGTACAAAGACGGTCAGTACATCACCCATTATGTCGGCCAGACGCCCGAAGAGATGATCGAGAGCGACATCAAAAAGGCGTTGGGTAAATAA
- the trxA gene encoding thioredoxin — MALVTLTEENFEKTVTDNDIVIIDFWAPWCGPCKSFGPIFEKTSEQFPDIIFGKVNTEEQQGLAGHFQIRSIPTTVILKEQIIVFNQAGVLSEEALVDIVGQVQALDMDKVRKEIEEQQAAQQQ; from the coding sequence GTGGCACTCGTTACACTTACAGAAGAGAACTTCGAAAAAACCGTTACAGACAATGACATCGTAATTATCGATTTTTGGGCACCGTGGTGCGGGCCTTGTAAATCTTTCGGACCAATTTTTGAAAAAACTTCCGAACAGTTTCCAGACATCATCTTTGGAAAAGTCAATACGGAAGAGCAGCAGGGACTGGCCGGTCATTTTCAGATCCGTTCCATTCCGACGACCGTGATTCTAAAAGAGCAGATCATCGTTTTTAACCAGGCCGGTGTTCTATCTGAAGAGGCTTTGGTCGATATCGTGGGACAAGTGCAGGCACTCGACATGGATAAGGTACGCAAAGAGATCGAGGAACAACAAGCGGCGCAGCAGCAATAA
- a CDS encoding 5-formyltetrahydrofolate cyclo-ligase: protein MSVTKVTLRKKCLQTLQMLSPHNSAYRNAKITAKLLMHPKVRDAESVLAFWPLGMEPDIRSGIAALRRNKKVYMPFMEDDSFKMVPFRLPLTQKQFGIYEPGNSNLKIKKIDVAIVPAVGVDGEGRRIGFGKGMYDRFFARLKHKPYIIFVQSKLCNTSKYICDEYDIKADLLITPEAYYAAAKGTKNDKRNTLRRWHSHT, encoded by the coding sequence ATGTCTGTGACAAAAGTGACTTTACGAAAAAAATGTCTTCAAACGCTGCAAATGCTAAGCCCCCACAACAGCGCTTATCGTAACGCAAAGATTACGGCCAAGCTGCTGATGCACCCTAAAGTAAGAGATGCTGAAAGTGTGCTGGCCTTCTGGCCTCTGGGGATGGAACCGGATATCCGCAGCGGTATTGCGGCCTTAAGACGCAACAAAAAAGTATATATGCCGTTTATGGAAGACGACAGTTTCAAGATGGTACCATTTAGACTCCCTCTGACTCAAAAACAGTTTGGAATTTATGAGCCCGGGAATTCGAATTTAAAAATAAAAAAAATTGATGTAGCAATAGTACCAGCAGTGGGTGTCGACGGTGAAGGACGCCGTATAGGTTTCGGTAAAGGAATGTACGACCGCTTTTTTGCAAGACTAAAACACAAACCATATATCATATTTGTTCAATCAAAACTCTGTAATACTTCTAAATATATATGCGACGAGTATGATATAAAGGCAGACTTACTGATTACCCCTGAGGCGTATTATGCAGCAGCAAAGGGTACTAAAAATGATAAACGAAATACTCTTAGGAGGTGGCATAGCCACACTTAG
- a CDS encoding alpha/beta hydrolase — translation MQKFYVNIYKATVLLLVLAIYGCSTRYEPAQTTELDGDGWIAKDSFYEKTVHFGTTRPDKCQKYLGHAEGQGRLADYTECAKDPLRLNTGNSESAQVIKYGRAKVKIPYIKKVGGTSGMSLSSLDYDIGWEKFISELTERDLLIFIHGFNTSFSNAAIRCAQLAHDTNFNGEAIFYSWPSKENPATYSKDKDRARENFVFFANFLQDIAGKTDKKIHIVAHSMGTYILMNSLAILDDRMSKDDHILSFRRSRNNGKIFAQIILAAPDIAKDDYYQSFSKHNFQNMAENITLYSAANDHVLDSSQIVNYFIEGTAQARLGDSSKEFFVIDGMDTVDTRQEISHQFFGHSFYANYRSLVSDMHLSLRYGAPPNSRMLQEVIDKKGNHLWFIRD, via the coding sequence ATGCAGAAGTTCTATGTAAATATTTATAAAGCAACAGTATTGCTCTTGGTTTTGGCCATCTATGGGTGCAGCACAAGATATGAGCCGGCTCAAACAACGGAATTGGACGGTGATGGTTGGATAGCAAAAGACAGTTTTTATGAAAAGACTGTGCATTTTGGAACAACAAGACCTGATAAATGTCAGAAATATCTGGGCCATGCAGAAGGTCAAGGCCGTCTCGCTGATTACACTGAATGCGCGAAAGATCCTTTACGATTAAATACTGGAAATAGTGAAAGCGCACAAGTCATTAAATATGGCAGAGCCAAAGTCAAGATACCCTATATTAAAAAAGTTGGCGGGACATCCGGAATGTCTCTGTCTTCGTTAGACTATGACATTGGTTGGGAGAAGTTTATTTCTGAGTTAACCGAAAGAGATTTATTAATATTCATACATGGCTTCAATACCTCTTTTTCGAATGCTGCAATTCGTTGCGCTCAACTCGCTCACGATACAAATTTTAATGGGGAGGCCATATTCTATAGTTGGCCTTCCAAAGAAAATCCTGCAACGTATTCAAAGGACAAAGATCGCGCGAGAGAAAATTTCGTATTTTTCGCCAATTTCCTGCAAGACATAGCCGGCAAAACAGATAAGAAAATACACATTGTCGCCCATAGTATGGGCACATATATATTAATGAATTCATTGGCGATACTGGATGATCGCATGTCGAAAGACGACCATATTCTTTCTTTTAGAAGAAGTCGAAATAACGGAAAAATATTTGCACAAATTATTCTTGCAGCACCCGACATTGCCAAAGACGACTACTATCAGAGCTTTTCGAAACACAATTTTCAAAATATGGCAGAAAATATAACTTTATACTCTGCCGCGAATGACCACGTCCTAGATTCGTCACAAATAGTCAACTACTTTATAGAAGGTACTGCCCAAGCTCGCCTAGGGGACTCATCGAAAGAGTTTTTTGTTATTGATGGAATGGATACGGTAGATACAAGGCAGGAAATATCCCATCAATTTTTTGGCCACTCATTTTATGCAAATTATCGAAGCCTTGTATCAGACATGCATCTTTCATTAAGATATGGGGCGCCGCCAAACTCCCGAATGCTTCAAGAAGTCATAGACAAAAAAGGCAACCACCTTTGGTTTATTCGCGATTGA
- a CDS encoding SRPBCC domain-containing protein, which yields MKRIETKIQINATPERIWTILTELDKYPQWNPFIKSARGKVIEGEKLNVCIAPPDGKEMCFKPTVLTVKANAEFRWLGHFLFPGIFDGEHIFIIKGNENGAFLIQKEIFKGLLVPLIWKSMEKNTKTGFESMNNALKMRAEGEDRQQPV from the coding sequence GTGAAACGCATAGAAACCAAAATACAGATCAACGCAACACCGGAACGCATCTGGACAATATTGACCGAACTCGATAAATATCCGCAGTGGAATCCGTTTATTAAAAGCGCACGGGGGAAAGTTATTGAAGGTGAAAAGCTAAACGTTTGTATAGCACCGCCGGATGGAAAGGAAATGTGTTTCAAACCTACTGTTTTGACTGTCAAAGCCAATGCCGAGTTCAGATGGCTGGGGCATTTTTTGTTTCCAGGTATATTTGATGGTGAACATATCTTTATCATAAAGGGAAATGAAAACGGCGCTTTTCTAATTCAAAAAGAGATTTTCAAAGGACTACTGGTGCCTTTGATCTGGAAAAGCATGGAGAAAAACACTAAAACAGGTTTTGAATCAATGAATAACGCATTAAAAATGAGGGCTGAGGGGGAAGACAGACAACAACCTGTTTAA
- a CDS encoding VOC family protein, translated as MSKHGEFNWNELQTHHVDKVIRFYHETIGWEFRAERMPSGGTYWIGLSAEKPVCGVLELEGTDDSRDTDRWVTYVHIDDLDKAISRIESLGGQVLKAPWVVPGVGRVVWIRDPGGAEIGWVTPETRIENTQ; from the coding sequence ATGTCCAAGCATGGAGAATTCAACTGGAATGAACTTCAAACGCACCATGTAGATAAAGTTATTCGTTTCTATCATGAAACCATTGGATGGGAGTTCCGCGCGGAGAGAATGCCATCGGGAGGTACTTATTGGATTGGCTTATCAGCTGAGAAACCTGTTTGTGGCGTGCTCGAGCTAGAAGGTACTGATGACTCTCGTGATACTGACCGCTGGGTGACGTACGTGCACATTGACGACCTAGATAAAGCGATTAGTCGAATTGAAAGTTTGGGAGGCCAAGTACTTAAAGCACCCTGGGTGGTCCCCGGTGTTGGTCGTGTCGTTTGGATTCGCGATCCTGGCGGTGCGGAGATTGGCTGGGTAACACCGGAAACTCGGATTGAGAATACCCAATGA
- the rny gene encoding ribonuclease Y: MINEILLGGGIATLSGLLGFFICKKISSAQFDIYVQQAKAKAAAIDSEAELLLERSNIKAREIELQAEKQYNEASERALKELSGREAAIAGREKDLEAEVKEKQRELENERGIVTSLKLNVERQSRSLDKLKKEYEQSLDKAINAVENAAGMTKEEAKELLLKQVEERSRADVAHIVRRYENEAKQEGERKANYILAQATSRFAGEFAHERLMNTVQLSDDELKGRIIGREGRNIKTLEALMGVDIIIDDTPNAIIVSSFNMYRRAIATRTLELLVEDGRIQPARIEEIYNKVCAQFEEKIIEDGENVVFELGLSGLHPELIKLIGRLRYRASYGQNALAHTLEVANLAGIMAAEMGGDAKLAKRAGVLHDIGKALTHDFEGSHVDLGAEVCRRYNEDPVVINAIYAHHGLQDIETIECAAVCAADTLSAARPGARREVLESFLKRVTAIEEIATSKTGVKQAYAINAGREVRVMVSAELVSDDEASLLAKEIAEEIESKVSYPGNIKVNVIRESRAVEYAK; this comes from the coding sequence ATGATAAACGAAATACTCTTAGGAGGTGGCATAGCCACACTTAGCGGACTGCTTGGATTTTTTATCTGTAAAAAAATCAGCAGTGCACAATTTGACATCTATGTACAACAGGCCAAAGCAAAGGCCGCTGCGATTGACAGTGAAGCCGAACTGTTGCTTGAACGATCAAATATCAAAGCCAGAGAGATCGAACTTCAGGCCGAGAAGCAGTACAATGAGGCAAGCGAACGTGCCCTTAAAGAGCTCTCCGGACGCGAAGCGGCCATAGCAGGCAGGGAAAAAGATCTCGAGGCCGAGGTCAAAGAAAAGCAGAGAGAACTGGAGAATGAACGCGGCATTGTTACAAGCCTGAAACTAAATGTTGAACGCCAATCACGGAGTCTGGACAAGCTTAAAAAAGAGTATGAACAGAGTCTGGACAAAGCGATCAATGCCGTAGAAAACGCTGCGGGAATGACAAAAGAAGAGGCCAAAGAGCTTCTGTTGAAGCAGGTTGAAGAGCGTTCTCGTGCCGATGTCGCCCATATTGTCCGTCGTTATGAAAACGAAGCCAAACAAGAGGGCGAACGTAAGGCAAACTACATCCTGGCACAGGCGACGTCGAGGTTTGCCGGTGAATTTGCCCATGAACGTCTGATGAATACGGTGCAGTTGAGCGATGACGAGCTCAAAGGGCGTATTATCGGCCGTGAGGGCCGAAACATCAAGACCCTTGAGGCACTGATGGGTGTGGATATCATCATCGACGATACCCCGAATGCGATCATCGTAAGCAGCTTCAACATGTACCGCCGGGCGATCGCCACACGTACCTTGGAGCTTCTGGTCGAAGACGGGCGCATCCAGCCGGCGCGTATAGAAGAGATCTACAACAAAGTCTGCGCGCAGTTCGAAGAGAAGATCATTGAAGACGGCGAGAACGTTGTCTTTGAACTGGGGCTCAGCGGACTGCATCCGGAACTGATCAAACTGATAGGGCGTCTGCGCTATCGGGCAAGTTACGGTCAAAATGCCTTGGCGCATACACTCGAAGTTGCCAACCTTGCGGGGATCATGGCAGCGGAGATGGGCGGTGATGCAAAGTTGGCTAAACGGGCGGGCGTTTTGCATGATATCGGCAAGGCGTTGACCCACGACTTTGAAGGCTCCCATGTCGATCTGGGTGCGGAGGTCTGTCGACGCTACAATGAAGATCCGGTGGTCATCAATGCCATCTATGCCCACCATGGACTGCAGGATATAGAGACCATAGAATGTGCGGCGGTCTGTGCGGCAGACACCCTTTCTGCTGCACGCCCGGGAGCACGCAGGGAAGTTCTGGAAAGCTTTTTGAAACGGGTTACTGCGATCGAAGAGATCGCGACCTCCAAAACAGGGGTGAAACAGGCCTACGCCATCAATGCCGGGCGTGAAGTACGTGTTATGGTCAGTGCGGAACTGGTGAGTGACGATGAGGCGTCTCTGCTGGCTAAAGAGATTGCCGAAGAGATCGAATCCAAGGTGAGCTATCCCGGCAATATCAAAGTCAACGTGATCCGTGAAAGCCGCGCTGTAGAGTATGCTAAGTAG
- a CDS encoding DUF3365 domain-containing protein, with protein MKKILFTALSAAALLANPYESNKEELASVVKTGQEVSSALLKTLGKNLQQHMKAEGPVGAAEFCSTKAYALTADVDEQFGQDVHVKRISLKERNPANLAEGKEKAILQSLETLQQNGVVLPAYLVERVNKETYKYYKPLLINKQVCLKCHGDISGDRKLSQFFEKTYPNDKATGYKFGDLRGTIVVTIKK; from the coding sequence ATGAAAAAAATCCTATTCACTGCACTCTCTGCTGCCGCTTTACTCGCCAACCCTTACGAAAGCAATAAAGAGGAGCTTGCCTCTGTGGTCAAAACGGGACAGGAGGTCTCCTCGGCACTGCTCAAAACGCTGGGCAAAAACCTCCAACAGCATATGAAGGCGGAAGGACCGGTCGGCGCGGCAGAGTTTTGCAGCACGAAGGCCTACGCGCTGACGGCAGATGTCGATGAGCAGTTTGGGCAGGATGTCCATGTAAAACGTATCTCGCTTAAAGAGCGCAACCCCGCCAACCTGGCCGAAGGCAAAGAGAAAGCGATCCTGCAGTCTCTCGAAACGCTGCAACAAAACGGTGTCGTTCTGCCAGCGTATCTTGTAGAACGTGTCAACAAAGAGACCTACAAATACTACAAACCGCTTCTGATCAACAAGCAGGTCTGTCTGAAGTGTCATGGCGATATCAGTGGGGACCGGAAACTGTCACAGTTTTTTGAAAAAACCTATCCGAATGACAAAGCGACCGGCTATAAATTTGGTGACCTTCGCGGCACGATTGTCGTAACAATCAAAAAATAG
- a CDS encoding GNAT family N-acetyltransferase has product MDISYKVNHPISAQQFIDLLEESTLAQRRPTDDVTCMEGMVTNSNLMVTAWDGDILVGVARSMTDFHYACYLCDLAVRREYQKKGIGKELQRITQKQLGEKCKLVLVAAPDAHTYYGHIGYSNNPRCWVLGQDDKIS; this is encoded by the coding sequence ATGGATATCTCTTACAAGGTGAATCACCCTATTTCGGCGCAGCAGTTCATTGATCTTCTTGAAGAGTCCACACTTGCACAGCGACGTCCTACTGACGATGTGACCTGTATGGAAGGTATGGTAACCAACAGTAATCTCATGGTCACGGCATGGGACGGGGATATCCTCGTCGGTGTCGCCCGTTCAATGACGGATTTCCATTATGCCTGCTACCTTTGCGATCTCGCGGTCCGTCGGGAATATCAGAAAAAAGGGATAGGAAAAGAGCTGCAGAGGATTACCCAGAAACAGCTGGGTGAAAAATGCAAACTGGTGCTGGTGGCCGCACCGGATGCCCACACCTATTACGGCCATATCGGCTACTCGAACAATCCGCGATGCTGGGTTCTCGGACAAGACGATAAAATAAGCTAA
- a CDS encoding protein adenylyltransferase SelO family protein has protein sequence METKKTPASNNEKLLKRWSQWLEKWHSCIDVTTAESRQKLSEQMKQVNPKYTLREWFLVPAYQAAEKGDYTIIKELQEVMTKPYDEQSKETEAKYYAKKPSQFFDIAGISHVSCSS, from the coding sequence ATGGAAACCAAAAAAACACCTGCGTCCAACAATGAGAAACTGCTCAAACGCTGGTCACAGTGGCTGGAGAAATGGCACTCCTGCATCGATGTAACGACAGCCGAGTCCCGCCAGAAACTATCGGAACAGATGAAGCAGGTGAACCCAAAATACACCCTGCGGGAGTGGTTCCTCGTCCCTGCCTATCAAGCCGCCGAAAAAGGTGACTATACGATCATCAAAGAGCTGCAGGAAGTGATGACAAAGCCCTATGATGAGCAGTCAAAAGAGACAGAAGCAAAATACTACGCGAAAAAGCCTTCGCAGTTCTTCGATATCGCCGGGATATCCCACGTGAGCTGTTCGTCGTAA
- a CDS encoding class I SAM-dependent methyltransferase, whose protein sequence is MSENDMYEDFADRYDWMNIHDPAREVFFKTLFKKNNVSDVLDCACGTGKDLIMFHSLGYSVIGSDLSNAMLRKAHENLKEASLDLPLINSDFRELEKHFKTQFDAVVCLTNSINEVLDESEVRRALESMKAILRPGGILVFDQGQSDATMKNPPRYDPVINNRDFSRLFVLEYSANVMQVKIFDFVHTEDKCEFNHTTVNVAIRLKDDWDRILSDVGFSDIHYLGDLDFAPYDKNTSRRLIVVAHK, encoded by the coding sequence ATGAGCGAAAACGATATGTACGAAGACTTTGCCGACCGCTATGATTGGATGAATATTCATGATCCGGCCCGAGAAGTGTTCTTTAAAACACTCTTTAAAAAGAACAACGTCTCCGATGTACTTGACTGTGCATGTGGAACTGGCAAAGACCTCATCATGTTTCATTCGCTTGGCTATAGCGTTATTGGTTCGGATTTATCCAATGCAATGCTTAGAAAAGCTCATGAAAATTTGAAAGAGGCTAGTCTGGATTTACCTCTGATCAACAGTGACTTTCGAGAACTTGAGAAACACTTCAAAACACAGTTTGACGCTGTCGTATGTCTCACTAATTCTATTAACGAAGTTCTTGACGAGTCAGAGGTTCGTCGCGCACTTGAAAGCATGAAAGCTATACTGCGTCCGGGTGGTATTCTTGTATTTGATCAAGGACAGTCCGACGCAACAATGAAGAATCCACCGAGATACGATCCTGTCATCAATAATCGGGATTTCTCTCGTTTATTCGTATTGGAATACTCAGCTAACGTAATGCAGGTCAAAATTTTCGATTTTGTTCACACTGAAGATAAATGTGAATTTAACCATACTACCGTAAATGTTGCAATTCGCCTGAAAGATGACTGGGACAGGATTCTTTCCGATGTGGGATTTTCAGATATCCACTATCTTGGAGACCTCGACTTCGCACCATACGACAAAAATACAAGTCGACGACTGATAGTTGTCGCCCATAAGTAA